A single region of the Gossypium arboreum isolate Shixiya-1 chromosome 12, ASM2569848v2, whole genome shotgun sequence genome encodes:
- the LOC108458355 gene encoding glycerol-3-phosphate acyltransferase 1 produces MVFPVVFLKLADWVLYQLLANSCYRAARKVRNYGFFLRNQTPRSSSQQQAASLFPSASHCDVGNNIRSSQTLVCDIHGVLLRAETFFPYFMLVAFEAGGILRAFLLLLSCSFLWVLDYELKLRVMIFISFCGLRKKDIESVGRAVLPKFYLENLNLQAYEVWSKTSSRVVFTSIPRVMVEGFLKEYMAVDDVAGTELHTVGNRFTGLLSSSGLLVKHKALKAYFGDKKPDVGLGSSSLHDHHFISLCKEAYVVHKEDGRNNQSCLMPRDKYPKPLIFHDGRLAFLPTPFATLCMFLWLPFGIVLAIFRILVGICLPYRLAIFWGSLSGVQLTFQGCFPSSNLEQKKGVLYVCTHRTLLDPVFLSTALCKPLTAVTYSLSKMSEIIAPIKTVRLTRDRKQDGETMQKLLSEGDLVVCPEGTTCREPYLLRFSSLFAELADEIVPVAMNAHVSMFYGTTASGLKWLDPIFFLMNPRPSYHVQILGKVPPEFTCAGGRSSFEVANYIQRKLADALGFECTTFTRRDKYLMLAGNEGIVRENKRN; encoded by the exons ATGGTTTTTCCTGTGGTATTTTTGAAGCTAGCTGACTGGGTCTTGTACCAGCTGCTGGCTAACTCATGTTATAGAGCCGCCAGGAAGGTGAGAAACTATGGTTTCTTTCTAAGGAACCAAACTCCTAGGTCGTCATCACAGCAGCAAGCTGCTTCTTTGTTCCCTAGTGCTTCCCACTGTGATGTAGGCAACAATATTAGAAGCTCTCAAACACTGGTTTGTGATATTCATGGAGTCTTATTAAGAGCAGAAACCTTTTTCCCTTACTTCATGCTAGTTGCTTTTGAAGCTGGAGGCATTTTGAGAGCCTTTCTGTTGCTTTTATCGTGCTCCTTTTTGTGGGTTTTGGACTATGAGCTCAAATTGAGGGTAATGATTTTTATATCCTTCTGTGGGCTTAGGAAGAAGGACATTGAGAGCGTTGGCAGGGCTGTTTTGCCAAAGTTTTATCTTGAGAACCTTAATCTCCAAGCTTATGAAGTTTGGTCTAAAACAAGTTCAAGGGTTGTATTTACAAGTATACCTAGAGTTATGGTGGAAGGATTTCTCAAAGAATACATGGCCGTCGATGATGTTGCAGGCACTGAATTGCACACTGTTGGGAACCGATTCACAGGCTTGTTATCCAGCTCCGGTTTGCTGGTAAAGCACAAAGCTCTAAAGGCATACTTTGGTGATAAAAAGCCAGATGTTGGCCTCGGAAGTTCAAGCCTCCATGACCATCACTTTATCTCCCTTTGCAAG GAAGCCTATGTGGTGCACAAGGAAGATGGTAGAAACAATCAAAGTTGTTTGATGCCAAGGGACAAGTACCCGAAGCCACTTATATTTCATGATGGGAGACTAGCTTTCTTGCCAACACCTTTTGCAACACTCTGCATGTTCTTGTGGCTTCCATTTGGGATAGTTCTCGCTATATTTAGGATTCTGGTTGGTATCTGCCTGCCTTACAGGTTAGCTATTTTCTGGGGTTCTCTGAGTGGAGTTCAGCTAACTTTCCAAGGCTGCTTTCCTTCATCCAATTTAGAACAGAAAAAAGGTGTTCTATATGTCTGTACCCATCGAACTCTTTTAGACCCAGTTTTCCTTAGCACAGCATTGTGCAAGCCTTTGACAGCCGTGACCTACAGCTTGAGCAAAATGTCTGAAATAATAGCTCCCATCAAGACAGTTAGGTTAACCAGGGACCGGAAGCAAGATGGAGAAACCATGCAAAAGTTGCTGAGTGAAGGTGATTTAGTGGTGTGTCCTGAGGGAACTACATGCAGAGAGCCTTATTTGTTAAGGTTTAGCTCATTGTTTGCTGAACTAGCTGATGAGATAGTTCCAGTAGCTATGAACGCTCATGTAAGTATGTTTTATGGAACAACTGCAAGTGGGTTGAAATGGTTGGATCCCATTTTCTTCCTGATGAACCCTAGACCTAGCTACCATGTTCAAATCCTTGGAAAGGTGCCCCCAGAGTTTACATGTGCCGGTGGCAGATCTAGCTTTGAAGTGGCAAATTATATTCAGAGAAAGCTGGCTGATGCACTGGGATTTGAGTGTACTACCTTTACTAGGAGAGACAAGTACTTGATGTTAGCAGGTAATGAAGGGATTGTCCGTGAAAATAAGAGAAATTGA
- the LOC108465754 gene encoding uncharacterized protein LOC108465754, with amino-acid sequence MGRGRGAPDRGSGHTKARQPTLVYAVHHRVDGDAPDVITDTLFIHNVPYNALIDVRSTHSYITCTVFETLGIIVETNASEVIVLSPLRQSVKVNKLFRDVPLEVQGTIFLADLMEPPFREFDSILGMDWLVEHQMNLNCATNGWY; translated from the coding sequence atgggccgtggtcgtggagcaccagACAGAGGTTCTGGTCATACTAAGGCGAGGCAGCCAACTCTGGTTTATGCTGTACATCACCGAGTGGATGGAGacgccccagatgttattacggatACGTTatttatccataatgtaccttataatGCACTGATTGATGTTAGGTCTACACATTCTTATATAACATGCACTGTGTTTGAGACTTTGGGTATAATAGTTGAAACCAATGCGAGTGAGGTTATTGTGTTGAGTCCATTAAGGCAGTCAGTGAAGGTAAATAAATTGTTCAGAGATGTACCTTTAGAGGTTCAAGGAACCATCTTTTTGGCAGATTTAATGGAACCCCCTTTTAGAGAATTCGACTCAATACTAGGCATGGATTGGCTGGTTGAGCATCAAATGAATTTGAATTGTGCTACAAACGGGTGGTACTGA